The Mauremys reevesii isolate NIE-2019 linkage group 1, ASM1616193v1, whole genome shotgun sequence genome has a segment encoding these proteins:
- the LOC120397946 gene encoding zinc finger and SCAN domain-containing protein 29-like, whose product MMERSHDQNTLQCRVKVKELWSAYHKACEANHDSSASPMTCHFYKELDAIVGGDPTSTPSTTMDTSEPSSTREEEEEEKQSRSKYAEVEEDTPESLDACSQELFSSQEEDATLRSQSSVLSPAERL is encoded by the exons atgatggaaaggagCCATGACCAGAACACACTGCAGTgtagggttaaagtgaaggagctgtggagtgCCTACCACAAAGCCTGCGAGGCAAACCACGACTCCAGTGCTTCCCCCAtgacctgccatttctacaaagagctggatgcaatagttgggggcgaccccacctccactccgagtaccaccatggacacttcagagcccagttcaacaagggaggaggaggaggaggagaagcaaagCAGGAGCAAGTATGCTGAGGTGGAGGAAGACACCCCGGAATctctagatgcatgcagccaggaactgttctcaagccaggaggaag atgcaaccttgagatctcagtcGTCTGTGTTATCACCAGCCGAGAGACTGTAA